GACGAGCGCTCCGCCCGGGCGCAGGAGCTTCGGGACGAGCGCCTCGACCGCCTCGAGGAGCGCCTCCTCGCGGGCGCGGTCGGTCGCACGCACCCCCGTGAGCTTGGGCGCAGCGTCCGAGAGCACGACGTCCGCCAGGCCCCCGAGCGCGTCGAGAATCCTTGCTTCGACGCCGGCTTCCGAGAGATCTCCATGGATTGCGATCGCGTTCGCGAGATCCGGAAACGGCTCGATCCCGGCCTGATCGATGCCGGCGACGCGGCCGCCGGGCCCGACCGCCGCCGCGGCCACCTGCATCCAGCCCCCCGGCCACGCGCCGAGGTCGGCGACGCGCTGGCCCGGGCGCAGCACCCGATGGGCGCGCTGGAGCTCCTCGAGCTTGTAGGCCGCGCGCGAACGGAACCCTTCCCGCTTGGCACGCCGGTAGAAGGGGTCCTTGCGCTCGTACATGACGACCCGGAGGGCCAGGCGCTCCACGCGCCCTGCAGGCAGGCCCTACCTGCGCGGAGCCACCGCTGCCCGCACGCGGACCAGCCCGTCGTTCGGGCCGGGCACGGCGCCGCGCACGAGGAGCAGGTTGCGGTCGGCGTCCACGCGGGCCACGACGAGGTTGCGCGTCGTGACCTGCTCGTTGCCCATGTGGCCCGGCATGCGCAGGCCCTTGATCACGTGGCCGGGATAGGTGCCGGGGCCGATCGAGCCCGGCAGCCGGAAGCCCTCGTGGGTCCCGTGCGATTCCTTCTTGACCGCGAAGTGGTGGCGCTTCACGACGCCGGCCATGCCCCGGCCCTTGCTGGTGCCGACGACGTCGATGCGCTGGCCCTTCGCGAACACGTCGACCTTCACTTCCTGGCCGACTTCCCACTTCGTGGCATCCTCCCCCGTCACCCGCGACTCGCGCAGGTGGCGCTTGGGAGCGACCTGGGCCTTGTCGAAGTGGCCGAGCAGCGCCTTCGTCGTGCGCACCCGCTTGCGCTCGCCGAAGCCGAGCTGGAGCGCATCGTACCCGTCCTTCGCGGCGGTCTTCTTCTGGACGACGGGGTTCGGGCCGGCCTCGAGGACCGTCACCGGGATCATCTGGCCCGTCTCGTCGTAGATCCGGGTCATGCCGATCTTGCGGCACAGCAGCTCGAGCGCCACGAAGGGGTCTCCCAGGCTCTGAGGGGCGGCGGAAAGTAGGAGAAGCGTCCCATCGTGTCGACCCGCCCCAGCGACCCGCCGAAGATCCGCGCCACCCTGATCCCCGGCGACGGGATCGGCCCCGAGGTCACCGGGGCCGCCCTCCGGATCCTCGACGCCGCCGGCGTCGCGATCGCCTGGGAGCAGGTCGAGGCCGGCGGCGAGGTGGTGGTGAAGTACGGCACACCCGTCCCGGAGGCGGCCCTCCAGTCGATCCGGCGGCTCGGCCTCGCCCTGAAGGGTCCCATCACCACCCCCGTGGGTGAAGGCTTCCGCAGCGCCAACGTGACCCTGCGCCAGGCGCTCGACCTCTATGCGTCGGTGCGGCCGGTGAAGACGATCCCGGGCCTGCCGGCCCGCTTCGAGGCCGTCGACCTGATCGTCGTGCGCGAGAACACCGAGGGTCTCTACTCGGGCCTCGAGCACCGCGTGGCGCCGGGGGTCGTGACGAGCCTCAAGGTGGCGACCGAGCGCGCCTGCCTGCGCATCTCCCGCTTCGCGTTCGGGCTCGCCGCGCGCCAGGGCCGGCGCCGGGTGACCGCGGTGCACAAGGCCAACATCATGAAGATGAGCGACGGCCTGTTCCTCGAGTGCGCCCGCAAGGCGGCCCGCGAGCACCCGGCCATCGGGTACGACGAGATCATCATCGACAACTGCGCGATGCAGCTCGTGCGCGATCCCTCGCGCTTCGACGTGCTGCTGCTCGAGAACCTCTACGGCGACATCGTGTCGGACCTGTGCGCGGGGCTGGTCGGCGGGCTCGGGGTGGTGCCGGGCGCCAACGTCGGCGACGACTGCGCGGTCTTCGAGGCGGTGCACGGCAGCGCGCCCGACATCGCCGGCAGGCGGCTCGCGAACCCGACCGCGCTGACGCTCTCGGCCGTGGAGCTGCTGCGCCACGCCGGCGAGGGCGAGGCCGCGGCGCGCATCGAAGCCGCCGTGCACGCCTGCCTCGCCGATCCCGCCACGCGCACGCACGACCTCGGCGGGCGCTGCAACCTCGACGGGTTCACCGACGCGGTGATCGAGCGGCTCGGGTGAGCCGGCCCGGAGGTCGCGGGCACGGCCGGGCGCTCGTCGTCGGCTTCGACGGCGCGGACTGGGACGTGCTGCGGCCGCTCGTCGCAGCCGGCCGCATGCCGCACCTGGCGGGGTGGCTGCGCGAGGCGGGCGCTGCGGGGGGCGCGGCTCCACCGGGCGCCCGGCTGCCGAGCACGACGCCGCCGATGAGCTTCCCCGCCTGGAGCTCGTTCGCGACGGGCCTCGCGCCGGGCCACCACGGGGTCTTCGACTTCACGCAGAAGCTCGACGGCGCCTGGCGCCTGCGCTTCGTGAACGCGACGGATCGCCGCGGGGCCTCGCTGTGGGGACGCCTGGCGGCGGCCGGCGGCGCCTTCCTGTGCCTGGGCGTCCCCGCCACGTTCCCGGCCGAGCCGCTCCCGGACCGTCACGGCCTGCTGGTGCCCGGCTTCGACGCGCCCGTCTCGACGGGCTCCGACGCCCGCGCCGCCAGCGACCCGGCTCGCTACGCGCGCATCGCGCGCCGCGCGGGCCCCTGGATGGTGCCCGACCTCGACGAGCGGGCGCGCACGGCTTGGCGGAGCCGTGCGGCCGGCGCCTGGTACGCGCGCGCCAGCGAGGTGTTGCTCGGGCGCATCGACCGCAAGACCGGCTTCGCGCTCGAGGCCCTTCGCCAGCTCCGCGAGGAGGGCCGCGAGCCGGACCTGATGGTGGTCGTCTTCTCCGAGAGCGACACCGCTGCCCACCATTTCTGGCGGGACCACGATCCGGGCTCGCCGCGCCACGACCCGGCCGCGACCCTCGCGCGCCGCGGGGCGCTCGCCGCCGTCTACGAGCGGCTCGATGCGGCGGCGGGCGCCCTGCGCGCCGCCTTCGGCGACGACGCGACCTGCGTCCTGCTCTCGGACCACGGCCAGGGGGGCGCCTCGCGGCGCGTGCTGCACCTGAACCGCCGCCTCGCCGACTGCGGCCTGCTCGCGCGCGCCCCGCGCAGCGCCGCCGGCCGCGGCGCGCGGCTCGCCCGCGACACGGCGCTCCGCTGGCTGCCGCCGCGCGCCGCCCAGGCCGTCTTCCGGCGCGCGCGCACCTCCGCCGCCCGGCTCGAGAGTGCGGCGCGCTTCGGCGGCGTCGACTGGCGCCGCACCGTCGCGGTCTCCGAGGAGGCCAACACCCAGCCCGGCGTCTGGATCGCCCTGCGTGGCCGCGAGGCCGGCGGCGCCGTCGCCCCCGCCGACTACGAACGCGTGCGCCAGGACGTGATCGACGCGCTGCTCGACTGGAAGCTCGAGGGCGGCGCCCCGGTCATCGCCCGTGCGCGGCGACGCGAGGAGGTGTACGAGGGCCCCTTCGTCCCGCGCGCGCCCGACGTCGTCGTCGAGCTGGCGCTCGAGGACGGCTACGCGCACTCGCTGGTGC
This DNA window, taken from Deltaproteobacteria bacterium, encodes the following:
- a CDS encoding RlmE family RNA methyltransferase; protein product: MERLALRVVMYERKDPFYRRAKREGFRSRAAYKLEELQRAHRVLRPGQRVADLGAWPGGWMQVAAAAVGPGGRVAGIDQAGIEPFPDLANAIAIHGDLSEAGVEARILDALGGLADVVLSDAAPKLTGVRATDRAREEALLEAVEALVPKLLRPGGALVLKLLESPEAQAIAGRLGRRFAACKTTKLQATRQGSAEKYLVARDFRGLPARDAARAGSPAPVPADPVRRDASDE
- the rplC gene encoding 50S ribosomal protein L3, with translation MALELLCRKIGMTRIYDETGQMIPVTVLEAGPNPVVQKKTAAKDGYDALQLGFGERKRVRTTKALLGHFDKAQVAPKRHLRESRVTGEDATKWEVGQEVKVDVFAKGQRIDVVGTSKGRGMAGVVKRHHFAVKKESHGTHEGFRLPGSIGPGTYPGHVIKGLRMPGHMGNEQVTTRNLVVARVDADRNLLLVRGAVPGPNDGLVRVRAAVAPRR
- a CDS encoding isocitrate/isopropylmalate dehydrogenase family protein, which produces MSTRPSDPPKIRATLIPGDGIGPEVTGAALRILDAAGVAIAWEQVEAGGEVVVKYGTPVPEAALQSIRRLGLALKGPITTPVGEGFRSANVTLRQALDLYASVRPVKTIPGLPARFEAVDLIVVRENTEGLYSGLEHRVAPGVVTSLKVATERACLRISRFAFGLAARQGRRRVTAVHKANIMKMSDGLFLECARKAAREHPAIGYDEIIIDNCAMQLVRDPSRFDVLLLENLYGDIVSDLCAGLVGGLGVVPGANVGDDCAVFEAVHGSAPDIAGRRLANPTALTLSAVELLRHAGEGEAAARIEAAVHACLADPATRTHDLGGRCNLDGFTDAVIERLG
- a CDS encoding alkaline phosphatase family protein: MSRPGGRGHGRALVVGFDGADWDVLRPLVAAGRMPHLAGWLREAGAAGGAAPPGARLPSTTPPMSFPAWSSFATGLAPGHHGVFDFTQKLDGAWRLRFVNATDRRGASLWGRLAAAGGAFLCLGVPATFPAEPLPDRHGLLVPGFDAPVSTGSDARAASDPARYARIARRAGPWMVPDLDERARTAWRSRAAGAWYARASEVLLGRIDRKTGFALEALRQLREEGREPDLMVVVFSESDTAAHHFWRDHDPGSPRHDPAATLARRGALAAVYERLDAAAGALRAAFGDDATCVLLSDHGQGGASRRVLHLNRRLADCGLLARAPRSAAGRGARLARDTALRWLPPRAAQAVFRRARTSAARLESAARFGGVDWRRTVAVSEEANTQPGVWIALRGREAGGAVAPADYERVRQDVIDALLDWKLEGGAPVIARARRREEVYEGPFVPRAPDVVVELALEDGYAHSLVPTPWHEGGGPAVRTLTGGELGGGRGCGLNGTHRPDGIWLALGAARPAAPASIAGVAPALAPLLGLAAAGSDHAAPAPAPYDAAQEGLVAARLRALGYLE